One window of the Brevibacterium limosum genome contains the following:
- a CDS encoding SDR family NAD(P)-dependent oxidoreductase, with translation MTEKLPYGTNLPAGDSATEATAVPSETIALITGGARGIGGHLSEAFAKAGYDVIVTATSAEKAESAADEIAEATGGAVTGVGLRTDDINAVNQLRDSVAGLEKSTGKRLQVLINNAGRIESTEGPLWDADPESLKDVVDANVLGVALMINVFAPVLMAGAQATGRPSRIIDLNSGSGAKGTPAYAVYSASKAALFRIADSVVHFGHDKGLRIFEMAPGVVETAMTKSMPVHDFRQGDDWTSPEQVTDLAVALASGTLDAFTGRYVRAGKDSKESLLAEAADGLLDSTRRIVLG, from the coding sequence ATGACCGAGAAGCTGCCTTACGGAACGAACCTGCCTGCCGGCGATTCTGCAACAGAAGCGACTGCGGTCCCATCAGAGACGATCGCCCTCATCACCGGCGGTGCCCGCGGAATCGGAGGCCACCTCTCGGAGGCGTTCGCAAAGGCCGGCTACGACGTGATCGTGACGGCCACCTCGGCGGAAAAGGCAGAGTCTGCTGCTGATGAGATCGCTGAGGCGACCGGGGGAGCGGTGACCGGCGTCGGTCTGCGCACCGATGACATCAATGCAGTGAACCAGCTGCGGGACTCTGTCGCTGGGCTCGAGAAGTCGACGGGCAAGCGCCTGCAGGTGCTCATTAATAATGCCGGGCGCATCGAATCGACGGAGGGGCCGCTTTGGGATGCCGATCCGGAGAGCCTCAAGGACGTCGTCGACGCGAACGTGCTCGGCGTCGCGCTCATGATCAACGTCTTTGCACCCGTATTGATGGCGGGCGCCCAGGCGACGGGCCGTCCCAGCCGGATCATCGACCTCAACTCCGGGTCGGGAGCGAAAGGAACGCCGGCGTATGCAGTGTACTCGGCGTCGAAGGCAGCACTGTTCCGCATCGCCGACTCGGTCGTTCACTTCGGGCATGACAAGGGACTGCGTATCTTCGAGATGGCGCCGGGCGTCGTCGAGACAGCCATGACGAAGTCGATGCCCGTCCACGATTTCCGCCAGGGTGATGATTGGACCTCACCCGAGCAGGTCACCGATCTGGCTGTGGCTTTGGCCTCGGGGACATTGGATGCGTTCACTGGCCGGTACGTCCGAGCGGGTAAGGATTCGAAGGAGTCACTCCTCGCCGAGGCCGCCGACGGATTGTTGGATTCGACCCGCCGGATCGTGCTCGGCTAG
- a CDS encoding putative quinol monooxygenase: MSTPASLPYAFVAKIVAADGQHDAVADLLAGAVALANEEVGTIVWFAVRTDADTFWIFDAFPDEAARDAHANGAIVAALMANQHLLSAAPEILAADVLASKLP, translated from the coding sequence ATGTCAACACCCGCATCACTTCCGTATGCCTTCGTCGCCAAGATCGTCGCGGCCGATGGACAGCACGACGCGGTCGCCGATCTGCTCGCCGGCGCTGTCGCACTCGCCAACGAAGAAGTAGGAACGATTGTCTGGTTCGCGGTCAGGACCGACGCCGACACCTTCTGGATCTTCGATGCATTCCCCGACGAGGCCGCTCGCGACGCCCACGCCAACGGCGCCATCGTCGCAGCCCTGATGGCCAACCAGCACCTCCTCAGCGCAGCACCCGAGATCCTGGCTGCAGACGTCCTCGCGTCCAAGCTCCCGTAG
- the pheT gene encoding phenylalanine--tRNA ligase subunit beta has product MRVPLNWLADYVDLPADIDPHALAAEFASIGLEEEDFFGPEITGPLVVGRVLELVEEEHSNGKTVNWCRVDVGPEHNEDLDDPKDPQPGEERPSRGIICGAHNFVPGDLIVACLPGAVLPGDFKIAARKTYGHKSDGMICSAKELGLGEDHSGIIVLSDLGLTGEPGDDAIALLGLDQVTLDVNVTPDRGYQLSMRGIAREYAQMKGQTFTDIGSAEVAPTNAATDDGFPVSVEDNNPINEVAGCDQFTALQVTGLNPAAKTPFWMQRRLQQAGMRPISLTVDVTNYVMLELGQPLHAYDTSLLGDEIVVRRATAGEKFTTLDDVERKLDPEDLLITDRGAGASGKGGKVIGLAGVMGGAAVEVNDQTTDVVIEAAHFDPISIARTSRRHKLSSEASRRFERGVDPNLAPVAARRCADLLVELGGGTLSPATTQVGQAPEPTVLDLKVARVASLVGVDYTVAEVTSLLEGIGASVSTKDDETVSVTVPSWRTDITDDVDLIEEVARTGGYDRIPSVQPAARAGNGLTVAQKTRRRISNLLAADGFTEVLSYPFTNEKRDDQLRLEADNVRRQHVRLTNPMSEDLPLMRTNLLSTLVDLVVRNQGRGAKDVALFEAGLVSTSAGMPEGPGPRHLPGYHPSDDELEAIYASVPAQPYHYAGIISGNAEMPGVWGKGRKAEATDVIDTVRRIASVNGLEVTVEADQIAPWHPGRVAKFVLADGQLLGHAGELHPKVCENLGLPARTVGFEIDLDALLAQEDLRAWDGALSTYPVSRQDVALIVDAELPTQTLAATLREGAGEELELLETFDLYTGDQLPEGKKSLAFRLTFRAPDRTLKADEASAMREAATKLAAERHGAEVRS; this is encoded by the coding sequence ATGCGCGTCCCACTGAACTGGCTGGCCGACTACGTCGATCTCCCAGCCGATATCGACCCCCATGCCCTCGCCGCCGAATTCGCGTCCATCGGACTCGAGGAAGAGGACTTCTTCGGACCCGAGATCACCGGCCCCCTCGTCGTCGGCCGCGTGCTCGAACTCGTCGAAGAAGAGCACTCGAACGGTAAGACCGTCAACTGGTGCCGCGTCGACGTCGGCCCCGAACACAACGAGGATCTCGACGATCCGAAGGACCCGCAGCCCGGCGAGGAGCGCCCGAGCCGCGGCATCATCTGCGGTGCGCACAACTTCGTGCCCGGCGACCTCATCGTCGCCTGCCTGCCCGGAGCCGTCCTGCCCGGTGACTTCAAGATCGCCGCCCGGAAGACCTACGGTCACAAGTCCGATGGCATGATCTGCTCGGCCAAGGAGCTCGGACTCGGCGAGGATCACTCCGGCATCATCGTTTTGTCGGATCTTGGGCTGACCGGTGAGCCCGGCGATGACGCGATCGCGCTGCTCGGCCTCGACCAGGTCACCCTCGACGTCAACGTCACCCCCGACCGCGGCTACCAGCTGTCGATGCGCGGCATCGCCCGCGAATATGCGCAGATGAAGGGTCAGACTTTCACCGACATCGGATCCGCCGAGGTGGCTCCCACCAATGCGGCCACCGACGATGGATTCCCGGTATCGGTTGAGGACAACAACCCCATCAACGAGGTGGCCGGCTGTGACCAGTTCACCGCCCTTCAGGTCACCGGCCTGAACCCTGCCGCCAAGACCCCGTTCTGGATGCAGCGTCGCCTGCAGCAGGCGGGCATGCGCCCGATCAGCCTGACCGTGGATGTCACGAACTACGTCATGCTCGAACTCGGACAGCCGCTGCACGCCTACGACACTTCGCTGCTCGGCGACGAGATCGTCGTGCGCCGCGCCACCGCGGGGGAGAAGTTCACTACTCTCGATGATGTCGAGCGCAAGCTTGACCCCGAGGATCTGCTCATCACCGACCGCGGTGCTGGAGCTTCTGGCAAGGGTGGGAAGGTCATCGGCCTGGCCGGAGTCATGGGCGGAGCCGCCGTCGAAGTCAACGACCAGACCACCGACGTCGTCATCGAGGCCGCTCACTTCGACCCGATCTCGATTGCTCGCACCTCGCGTCGTCACAAGCTGTCTTCGGAGGCCTCGCGTCGCTTCGAACGTGGAGTCGATCCGAATCTCGCTCCTGTGGCTGCCCGTCGCTGCGCCGATCTGCTCGTCGAACTCGGCGGCGGCACGCTCAGCCCAGCGACCACACAGGTAGGACAGGCTCCGGAACCGACCGTGCTCGATCTCAAGGTCGCCCGTGTGGCGTCGCTGGTCGGTGTCGATTACACCGTCGCCGAGGTGACCTCACTTCTTGAGGGCATCGGCGCGAGCGTGTCGACTAAGGACGATGAGACGGTGTCGGTGACCGTGCCCAGCTGGCGCACGGACATCACCGACGACGTCGACCTCATCGAGGAAGTCGCCCGCACCGGCGGCTACGACCGGATTCCGTCCGTTCAGCCCGCCGCTCGGGCCGGCAACGGACTGACGGTGGCGCAGAAGACGCGTCGCCGGATCTCGAACCTGTTGGCTGCCGACGGGTTCACCGAGGTGCTGTCGTACCCGTTCACGAACGAAAAACGGGACGATCAACTGCGGCTCGAGGCCGATAATGTGCGCCGACAGCACGTGCGTCTGACGAATCCGATGTCCGAAGACCTGCCGCTCATGCGCACCAACCTGCTCTCGACTCTCGTCGACCTCGTGGTTCGCAACCAGGGCCGTGGAGCCAAAGACGTTGCGCTCTTCGAAGCCGGACTCGTATCCACCTCGGCGGGAATGCCTGAGGGACCGGGGCCGCGTCACCTGCCGGGATACCACCCGAGCGATGACGAGCTCGAGGCGATCTACGCCTCGGTGCCGGCCCAGCCCTACCACTACGCGGGCATCATCTCCGGCAATGCCGAGATGCCCGGTGTCTGGGGCAAGGGCCGCAAGGCCGAGGCCACCGACGTCATCGACACGGTCCGCCGGATCGCATCAGTCAACGGCCTTGAAGTCACCGTCGAGGCCGACCAGATCGCTCCGTGGCATCCCGGTCGCGTGGCGAAGTTCGTTCTTGCCGATGGTCAGTTGCTCGGCCATGCCGGTGAGCTGCACCCGAAGGTGTGCGAGAACCTTGGCCTGCCGGCACGGACCGTCGGATTCGAGATCGATCTTGACGCATTACTGGCTCAAGAGGATCTGCGTGCCTGGGACGGTGCGCTGTCGACCTACCCGGTGTCGCGTCAGGATGTCGCCCTCATCGTCGATGCCGAACTGCCGACGCAGACTCTGGCGGCGACGTTGCGCGAAGGTGCAGGGGAGGAGCTCGAACTGCTCGAGACTTTCGACCTTTACACCGGGGACCAGCTGCCCGAGGGCAAGAAGTCGCTGGCGTTCCGCCTGACCTTCCGCGCCCCTGATCGCACGCTCAAGGCCGATGAGGCCTCGGCGATGCGGGAAGCGGCGACGAAGTTGGCCGCCGAGCGTCACGGCGCTGAAGTCCGCAGCTGA
- a CDS encoding DUF6804 family protein, translating into MNESLARGRRVAIFIARIANCEPSDLKVHESDGDSRVVIEWHVLRQSPVFGRILVWTDKAQFIARGQVLDPDAGYQTIGTGPVASTVHTDDEIARKIVVNALNFLNALRSMASEEGIDEAVSMMTNRLNRIAHGLQSWGAGMTADYQGPSPHLAEVEAATSPITTRPTLPVLLIAAAIALIGALDMPYGYYQFLRWALTITGVYIIYASIRSGVAAWSTFGIALLVLFLPAVLVILPASIWKPIDVVVAVLLVCAGFTIKRTEPRELSIK; encoded by the coding sequence ATGAATGAGAGTCTGGCACGTGGACGAAGAGTCGCGATTTTCATCGCTCGCATTGCCAACTGCGAACCCAGTGACTTAAAGGTGCACGAATCTGATGGGGATAGCCGCGTCGTCATCGAATGGCACGTATTGCGCCAATCTCCTGTTTTTGGCCGGATCCTGGTTTGGACAGACAAAGCACAGTTTATAGCTCGGGGACAAGTCTTAGATCCGGACGCTGGCTATCAGACGATAGGTACAGGTCCAGTGGCGAGCACCGTTCACACAGATGACGAGATTGCCCGAAAGATTGTCGTGAACGCGCTCAACTTCTTAAACGCACTTAGGTCGATGGCGTCGGAGGAAGGCATCGATGAAGCGGTGTCAATGATGACCAATCGGCTCAATAGAATAGCCCACGGTCTGCAAAGTTGGGGCGCTGGCATGACTGCTGACTACCAGGGACCGAGTCCACATTTAGCTGAGGTAGAAGCAGCGACTTCACCAATAACCACCCGCCCGACGCTGCCAGTCCTTCTCATTGCAGCAGCCATTGCTCTCATTGGCGCCCTTGATATGCCCTACGGTTACTACCAGTTCCTGCGATGGGCGCTGACAATAACAGGTGTCTATATTATCTACGCTTCAATCCGCAGTGGTGTGGCCGCATGGTCCACGTTCGGCATAGCGTTACTTGTCTTATTCCTACCCGCAGTACTGGTTATCCTTCCTGCATCAATTTGGAAGCCGATCGACGTAGTAGTGGCCGTCCTACTCGTGTGTGCTGGCTTCACGATCAAGAGAACTGAGCCAAGAGAACTGAGCATTAAGTAG
- a CDS encoding polysaccharide deacetylase family protein: MAKEIFVSLGIDIDAVSGWLGSYGGEDSPSDIQRGIFAGEIGVPRLLKMLKRRDLKASWFIPGHSLETFPDQCKMVHDDGHEIGAHGYSHENPVAMTNRQEDLVMEKSVELITNLTGSQPRGYVAPWWELSAYTPELLKKFGFDYDHSQSHKDFVPYYSIAGDEWTPIDYSQSPETWMKPLKHGQEIDLVEIAANWYVDDLPPMLFVKSSPNSHGFVNPRDIGTLWRDQFDWVYRELDYAIFPITIHPDVSGRPQVLLMLERLLDYIGGHDGVKIVTMGEIADDFRARYPFESPERPLAY, translated from the coding sequence ATGGCCAAAGAGATTTTCGTTTCACTCGGTATCGACATCGATGCAGTATCAGGCTGGCTCGGTTCCTACGGTGGGGAGGATTCTCCCTCGGACATACAAAGGGGCATTTTCGCCGGCGAAATCGGAGTTCCCAGACTCCTGAAGATGCTCAAACGTCGCGATCTCAAGGCAAGCTGGTTCATCCCCGGTCATTCTCTCGAGACTTTCCCTGACCAGTGCAAGATGGTGCACGACGACGGACATGAGATCGGCGCCCATGGATACAGTCACGAGAATCCCGTCGCGATGACGAACCGTCAGGAAGACCTCGTCATGGAGAAGTCCGTCGAGCTCATCACGAACCTCACGGGCAGCCAGCCGCGCGGCTATGTTGCCCCGTGGTGGGAGCTGAGCGCATACACTCCAGAGCTGCTCAAGAAGTTCGGGTTCGACTATGATCACAGCCAGAGTCATAAGGATTTCGTTCCTTACTATTCCATCGCCGGCGACGAATGGACGCCGATCGACTATTCTCAGTCGCCTGAAACGTGGATGAAGCCGCTGAAACACGGTCAGGAGATCGACCTCGTCGAGATCGCCGCGAACTGGTACGTTGACGACCTGCCTCCGATGCTGTTCGTGAAGAGCAGCCCGAACAGCCACGGCTTCGTGAATCCGCGCGATATCGGGACCCTGTGGCGCGACCAGTTCGACTGGGTCTACCGCGAACTCGACTATGCGATCTTCCCAATTACGATCCACCCGGACGTGTCCGGCCGACCGCAGGTGCTGCTCATGCTCGAACGACTGCTGGACTACATCGGCGGACACGACGGAGTGAAGATCGTGACAATGGGCGAAATCGCCGATGACTTCCGCGCTCGCTACCCGTTTGAGTCGCCTGAACGTCCTCTGGCGTATTGA
- the pheS gene encoding phenylalanine--tRNA ligase subunit alpha encodes MTDQLDPLDESAVKQAVDAALKAFADATTLDELKQAKIDHTGDKAPLALANRAIGSLDKADKAAAGKIVGKSRGAVKQAHDARLNELEAQRDAAVLIEEAIDVTLPTDRRRLGARHPLSLIQEQAADYFVGLGWEVAEGPEIESEWLNFDALNFGPDHPARQMQDTFFVDPPEAGLVLRTHTSPVQSRSLLERGVPLYVVCPGKTFRTDELDATHTPVFHQIEGIAIDKGLTMANLQGTLDGFAREMFGPESKTRLRPSFFPFTEPSAEMDFWFPNKVGGPGWIEWGGCGMVHPNVLRAAGIDPEVYQGFAFGMGIERTLMLREGINDMHDMVEGDVRFSARFGMKA; translated from the coding sequence ATGACAGACCAACTCGACCCCTTGGACGAGTCGGCCGTGAAGCAGGCCGTCGACGCGGCACTCAAGGCTTTCGCGGATGCGACGACTCTCGACGAGCTCAAGCAGGCGAAGATCGACCACACCGGCGACAAAGCCCCGCTGGCGCTCGCCAACCGAGCCATCGGCTCACTCGACAAGGCCGATAAGGCCGCCGCCGGCAAGATCGTCGGCAAGTCCAGGGGAGCGGTCAAGCAGGCCCACGACGCACGCCTTAACGAACTCGAGGCCCAACGCGATGCGGCCGTGCTCATCGAAGAGGCCATCGACGTCACCCTGCCCACCGATCGGCGCCGTCTCGGCGCTCGCCACCCGCTGAGCCTCATCCAGGAACAGGCAGCGGACTACTTCGTCGGCCTCGGCTGGGAGGTCGCCGAAGGCCCCGAGATCGAATCCGAGTGGCTGAACTTCGATGCCCTGAATTTCGGACCCGACCATCCGGCCCGCCAGATGCAGGACACGTTCTTCGTTGACCCACCTGAGGCGGGACTCGTCCTGCGCACCCACACCTCACCGGTGCAGTCGCGGTCCCTGCTCGAACGCGGTGTCCCGCTCTACGTCGTGTGCCCGGGCAAGACCTTCCGCACCGATGAGCTCGATGCCACGCACACCCCGGTCTTCCACCAGATCGAAGGCATCGCCATCGACAAGGGCCTGACCATGGCCAACCTGCAGGGCACCCTCGACGGCTTCGCCCGCGAGATGTTCGGCCCGGAGTCGAAGACCCGACTGCGCCCGAGTTTCTTCCCGTTCACCGAACCGAGCGCGGAGATGGACTTCTGGTTCCCCAACAAGGTCGGCGGCCCCGGCTGGATCGAATGGGGCGGCTGCGGAATGGTCCACCCCAATGTGCTGCGCGCCGCTGGCATCGACCCCGAGGTCTACCAGGGCTTCGCCTTCGGTATGGGCATCGAGCGAACCCTGATGCTGCGCGAGGGAATCAACGATATGCATGACATGGTCGAAGGCGATGTGCGCTTCTCGGCCCGTTTCGGAATGAAGGCTTGA
- a CDS encoding GlxA family transcriptional regulator, which translates to MRIGLIAIDGCFGSAIASIIDIVRVADGARGDVDPRIDPIELAILGPKRRVTTTASMTLSVDHPLSESAEFDVVVVPALGTLTAAATNDALQSRDARSVIASLGRLDEATTRIAAACTGVFAVAETGRMHHRRATTSWFLGPEFLKRYPTVALDLDTMVVVDGNLVTAGAAFAHIDLALSLVRSISPDLAQHVAKLLIIDERPSQAAFVAYEHLRHEDPIVVEFERFVRARLDEPFNVAFVAQSLGTSRRTLERRVRAALNLTPLGFVQRLRIERARHLSATTDLTSAEIALRVGYANAETLRSLLRRERRRS; encoded by the coding sequence ATGCGTATTGGACTGATCGCGATTGACGGCTGCTTCGGTTCGGCTATCGCGTCGATCATCGACATCGTGCGGGTGGCCGACGGAGCCCGCGGCGATGTCGACCCGCGGATCGACCCGATCGAACTCGCCATCCTCGGACCGAAACGGCGAGTGACCACGACGGCATCGATGACCCTGTCGGTGGACCACCCACTGTCGGAGTCCGCAGAGTTCGACGTGGTCGTCGTCCCTGCGCTTGGAACCCTTACGGCCGCCGCTACCAACGACGCCCTCCAGAGCCGAGATGCTCGTTCGGTCATCGCCTCGCTCGGGCGCCTCGACGAGGCGACCACCCGGATCGCCGCGGCATGCACCGGCGTGTTCGCTGTTGCCGAGACCGGACGGATGCATCATCGGCGGGCGACGACCAGCTGGTTCCTGGGGCCGGAGTTCCTGAAGCGCTATCCGACCGTCGCCCTCGATCTCGACACCATGGTCGTGGTCGACGGGAACCTCGTCACCGCCGGCGCCGCGTTCGCCCACATCGACCTCGCGCTCTCACTCGTGCGATCGATCAGCCCCGACCTGGCCCAACACGTCGCCAAGCTCCTCATCATCGACGAGCGCCCGTCGCAGGCGGCCTTCGTCGCCTACGAACATCTCCGGCACGAGGACCCGATCGTCGTCGAGTTCGAACGCTTCGTGCGCGCCCGCCTGGACGAACCGTTCAACGTCGCCTTCGTCGCGCAGTCGCTCGGCACCAGCCGGCGCACACTCGAACGACGAGTCCGTGCGGCGCTCAACCTCACTCCGCTCGGCTTCGTCCAACGGCTTCGCATCGAACGAGCTCGACACCTCTCAGCAACCACGGACCTCACCTCCGCCGAGATCGCGCTACGGGTCGGCTACGCGAACGCCGAGACTCTGCGCTCCCTCCTGCGTAGGGAGCGACGCCGTTCCTGA
- a CDS encoding DUF6308 family protein encodes MVGVGIIFPTVSVDAIDFAKRQCLLVLKDDRTPERVRQYYDAKTNYAGATFAGLEPNASDEITATDLLAVTTLSVDIPVLAVRRILEDEAIQNELREKLESLPSCTLENTVERDFPAMEEFYDLVKSLLVKADTKSSNAWVTASKITARKRPALFPVRDNVVCKLLGINRLGDRAKDWVVFRELMRDEEIRAVLSSTVSKAEAVKDERTVKFDLEPLRQLDVALWTAESKWLFPDEGVGRPGASVRR; translated from the coding sequence ATGGTTGGCGTCGGAATTATATTTCCTACGGTCAGCGTAGATGCTATAGATTTTGCCAAGAGGCAGTGTCTGCTCGTTCTCAAGGACGATCGGACTCCGGAACGTGTCCGTCAATATTACGATGCCAAGACCAATTACGCTGGTGCTACGTTTGCTGGGCTTGAGCCAAATGCCTCGGACGAGATCACCGCAACCGACTTGCTAGCAGTAACAACGCTGTCAGTGGACATTCCGGTACTTGCAGTTCGACGTATTCTTGAAGATGAAGCCATCCAAAACGAACTTCGTGAAAAGCTGGAGTCTCTACCCAGTTGTACGCTTGAAAATACAGTTGAGCGGGACTTTCCGGCCATGGAAGAATTTTATGACCTGGTCAAGTCGTTGCTGGTCAAGGCAGACACCAAGAGTTCGAATGCATGGGTGACAGCTAGCAAGATCACTGCACGAAAGCGGCCGGCCTTGTTTCCCGTGCGAGACAACGTCGTGTGCAAATTGCTGGGAATCAATCGCCTTGGTGATCGTGCGAAAGACTGGGTCGTGTTCCGCGAGTTGATGCGGGATGAGGAAATACGTGCGGTTCTGAGTTCCACAGTGTCCAAGGCAGAGGCTGTGAAAGATGAGCGGACAGTTAAGTTCGACTTGGAACCGCTGAGGCAATTAGACGTAGCCCTCTGGACAGCCGAATCAAAATGGCTCTTCCCAGATGAGGGTGTAGGTCGGCCGGGCGCGTCGGTCCGCAGATAG
- a CDS encoding acetolactate synthase large subunit, giving the protein MTTQRASDVMVRALENEGVERIFGIPGEENLDFVDSLRDSSIELILTRHEQAAAFMAATYGRLTGRPGVVLTTLGPGALNLATGAAYAHLGGMPVIMITGQKGIRTAEQAAFQMVNTVATMDPLTKVSKQITSAAMIPTMVREAFRAAQAERPGPVHLELPEDIAGMPVDGFELIEPHTNTRPVAGDTAIANAANVIKEAKNPLLMLGADASRASCSEALSRFVAQMRIPYVTTQMGKGSVTGASDLYMGTAALTSGDYVHDAIDAADVIVTIGHDTTEKPPFTMDENGPTVVHIGYRPAIVEQVYFPQFEVIGDLGPSLDRLAEVLGGPVPTAETLLPMRDEILIKIHEGADEDRFIPQRIVQEVRDVVPTDGIVALDNGMYKIWFARNYRTTRANTLLLDNALATMGAGLPSAIGAKLTYPERRVMAVVGDGGFMMNSQEMETAVRLGLDLVVVILEDYAYGMIRWKQTADGMPDFGLTFDNPDFVKYAESYGATGTRVEDVDGISDALENAFEAGGVHVVVVPIDYSENKRVLIDELGQR; this is encoded by the coding sequence ATGACGACACAACGTGCATCCGATGTCATGGTCAGAGCCCTCGAGAACGAGGGCGTCGAGCGGATTTTCGGCATTCCCGGTGAGGAGAACCTCGACTTCGTCGACTCTCTGCGGGACTCATCGATCGAACTCATCCTCACCCGCCACGAGCAGGCCGCCGCATTCATGGCCGCCACCTATGGGCGGCTGACGGGACGGCCAGGTGTCGTGCTGACGACCCTGGGCCCGGGGGCACTCAATCTGGCGACCGGGGCGGCGTACGCCCACCTCGGCGGGATGCCGGTCATCATGATCACCGGGCAGAAGGGCATCAGGACGGCCGAGCAGGCAGCGTTCCAGATGGTGAATACGGTGGCGACGATGGATCCGCTGACGAAGGTGAGCAAGCAGATCACCTCGGCGGCGATGATTCCGACGATGGTCCGGGAGGCGTTCCGTGCCGCTCAGGCCGAGCGTCCGGGACCGGTGCACCTCGAGCTGCCCGAGGACATTGCCGGGATGCCGGTCGACGGGTTCGAGCTCATCGAACCGCATACGAACACTCGGCCCGTCGCCGGGGATACGGCGATTGCGAACGCCGCGAACGTCATCAAGGAGGCGAAGAACCCGCTGCTCATGCTCGGTGCGGATGCCTCCCGGGCTTCGTGCAGTGAGGCGCTGTCGCGTTTCGTCGCCCAGATGCGCATCCCCTACGTCACCACACAGATGGGCAAGGGGTCGGTGACGGGAGCGTCGGATCTGTACATGGGCACGGCGGCGCTGACGTCCGGTGACTACGTCCACGACGCGATCGACGCCGCCGATGTCATCGTCACCATCGGTCACGATACGACGGAGAAGCCGCCGTTCACGATGGATGAGAACGGACCGACCGTCGTGCACATCGGGTACCGTCCCGCCATCGTCGAACAGGTGTATTTCCCGCAGTTCGAGGTCATCGGTGACCTGGGTCCGTCCTTGGACAGGCTCGCCGAGGTGCTCGGAGGTCCCGTGCCCACCGCCGAGACGCTCCTGCCGATGCGCGATGAGATCCTCATCAAGATCCACGAGGGGGCCGATGAGGATCGGTTCATCCCGCAGCGCATCGTCCAGGAGGTTCGTGACGTCGTGCCGACCGATGGGATCGTGGCGCTGGACAACGGGATGTACAAGATCTGGTTCGCCCGCAACTACCGCACGACCAGGGCGAATACCCTGCTGCTCGACAATGCACTGGCGACGATGGGAGCCGGACTGCCCTCGGCGATCGGGGCGAAGCTGACCTACCCGGAACGTCGAGTCATGGCCGTGGTCGGCGACGGCGGGTTCATGATGAACAGCCAGGAGATGGAGACCGCGGTCAGGCTCGGGTTGGACCTCGTCGTGGTCATCCTCGAGGACTATGCCTACGGCATGATCCGGTGGAAGCAGACAGCCGACGGGATGCCCGACTTCGGTCTGACCTTCGACAACCCCGACTTCGTGAAGTACGCGGAATCGTATGGTGCCACCGGCACCCGCGTCGAGGATGTCGACGGTATCAGCGATGCCTTGGAGAACGCGTTCGAGGCCGGCGGTGTGCACGTCGTGGTCGTACCCATCGACTATTCGGAGAACAAACGGGTGCTCATCGACGAGTTGGGGCAGCGGTGA